The DNA sequence GTTAATTCAGGGTTGGCGGACATAGCGTGTATGTCGTCTACCCGCCTGCCAGaggttaccgccacaagaaaagcagtcttccatgtcaacagctggaggGACAAAGccgacaggttgtgaaaaagaggaccggacagccaatcaagaacgactggcaagtcccacgggggactaatccgccggacagacggacggattctgtccacgcctgcaagaaagcgctgaactagagggtgctgccccaataaTGCACCATCGACAGGAATGTGGAAGGCAGAGATTGCCGTGGAGTAACCTCTAACTGTAGAAGCGGCCAGACCGGCTTCCAGTTTAGATTGCAGAAACTCCAACACAGATACtagatctgcagaaaagggatcgagaatccccctgtcgacacaccagtgagcataacaggcccatctatcctcatattgaacgttcGTCGAATCCCTccacgaagccagaattgtgtctgcaactggtgcaggaattcctCTCGCATGGAGGCGACTCCGGACAGCAgccaagccacccactgaatcctgggattggggtgtggcgctccgttctgggatagtaagtccggtcgaaagggtaatagtacaggaggctgagccagaaacctgagaattaccgGAAACCCGCTTTGAGCCGACCAAAGCGGTGCCAGAAGCACAAGCAGCCAAGCCAGTTGTGCGGTCAGCTGCAAGAGGACTCTCGAGATCAGAGGAACTGGTGGGAACCGCACAGCACTCTGTCTGTCCAATCGAGCAGAAAGGCGTTGTTGGCTTATCGCTCTCGGATCTGGTATCCTTGAGCAAGACACAGGAATCTGATTCGTcgccccagaggcaaacagatctacctggaacgacccgaaccactgggaaataatcccgaatatcccccgatgcagcatccacttGTGTGGGGCTAGTATACGTCTCGATAGCGCATCTGCGCGGACGTTGTCTATGCCCGGGAGAAAAAAGGGGAGTACCCGAATGTCGAACTGGTCGCACCACAGCAaaaactgccacgcctcctgaaggagggacggagacactgtgccgccttgcttcaggatatacgtcatagcagtctggttgtccatctctaggcgAACCACTTGACCCCGCACTGACTCCACAAAGCTCCCGAACACCCGGCGGACTGCTCTCAAttccaacacattgatgtgtaggGTAACTTCGTCCTCAGCCCAACGGCCCGAGACCGATAGTTCGCCCAGGACGCCCCCCCAGCCTGTGAGGGAGGCGTCCGTCTGAATCGAGAGGGAAGGTGTCGGTGTCTCTAAGGGGATCCCCCTGGACAGATTTCCGACTTCCGTCCACCACTGCAGGTGAGGAATCAACCAAGCGGGAGTCTCGAGAATAGTCTCGTAGCTCTCCGAATGGGACCACAACTGGGCTAATGCCTGttgaatgggtcgcatcctcaacctcgcacgccagaccacgtccactgtagccgccatagtgcccagcaaatgaagccaagttcttgctgTGGCTCTGGGGAACTCGAGAAACTGAAATACAGTTCTCTGAACTTTGACGATGCGGTCTGGGGCTAGGGAAACAATCCCCTGAGCCGTATTGAACCGTGCCCCCAAGAACACCAGATCCTGCATAGGGGTCaggtctgatttcttgagattgatgatccagccgagcttcaacaggatgtccatcacttGTTGTGTGGCATCGTGTGATAACAGGAGTCTGAGGGCCCTCAaaagccaatcgtccaggtatggatgacaacatctgccctgtgacctggccaGCTGAGCCGGAATCAacataagtttggtgaacaccctcggcgccgtggagatgccgaagggtagaacccgaaactgataacacttcCCGTCGAACGAAAACCGATGGTATTTCTTGAACTCGGAGTGTATCGGAACATGGAGGTAAGCGTCCTTGAGATCGATTGACGTGAGTCAATCCCCTGTCTCTGAGGAAGAGATCACTGACCGCAGTGTCTCCATCCTGAAGGACAGAACCTCTATGAACTTGTTCAGCCCTTTGAGATTCAAGatcggtctgaaccctccgtccttcttggtcacaaggaagtacGTGGAATAAAACCCGTCTTCTTGTTGACCTTCCGGAACCATCTCGATGGCAGCCTTGTCCAGTAACGTCTGGACCTCGGCACGGAGGACCTCTGCTTTTTCCCGGGAGAACGGCACCGGCGTGTGCCAAATCCCTGAGAAGCGTGGAgggtctcgcttccactgtggcatatggccatccctgactgtggacaggacccagggatttGAAGTAACTGCCTGCAATTCCGAAAGGAATAGTGACAGCCTGCCGCCTACAGGGACTTCTGGCGCAAGGCAATGTACCCCCACCGTCGGCAGTTCTCCGCCTGCAtgtgtgggggacaccaaaGGCTCTGGGCAAATGTTTAACGGGAAGCCGGGGCAGGCTTCCCTGTGCCCCGaaaaggctgctgttgctgcgacTGCTGCAACGCAGGCCCCTTGCCTTTGCCTTTCGCCCTCTTGCTTCGTTTGTGCTGCAGCGAAGCAGTCCACTTAGCACCTTCCTTCGCTGGCGCCGAAGGGTAAGCTGAAGCAAGAGTGGGAGGCCGTTGGCGAGAGGAGGGTTGCTCTAACAAGGGCTTAGAGTCCTTGAAAGTGCTAACAGCCTCCGCGGCCTCCCGCACAACCTGTAGTGCCCCAGGGAAGAGGGAAGATCCCAAGCTGTAGGGCAGAGCCAGGAGTGCCTGCTGGGTAGCGGGAGAGTACCTGGCTACGGATAGCCATAGCCGACGCAACCCCATGACGGCCTCCATCATCTGGCTAGCACAGCACCTAATGCTGTCCCTCGCCAGATGAGAGTGCATGTCCGTAAGCTGCCGGCCCAACACTGCCGACGGAGAGTCGTCAGCAGCGCTCCCATGATCCAACAGCTGCCCCTGCAAAGCAGAAAGGTAATCTGAATGGACCACTACTCTCAGGTGCTGGGCCGCACACCTATATTGCTCCTCAAAGAACGATAGGCGGACCTTAGCACTGGAGCGGCCGTGGAGAAGGGCGGCGGCCGCTGGCCCTGCCTGGCCGAGGCCagggaagaggaggaggacccCCCCAGGGTGACCGAGGCGTACACACACTCGTCCACCACCGGCGGTTCGAATAGCGAATCCTCATCCAGTTGATACTGGCGGCTAATCTCCGGGAGATCAAAGCACGACCGGGTACCCGAAAGGAGCGGATTCACTACCTCCCCGACCAGCGATGGGAGCAGGCGCAACCTCGCCTCGGCGACCTTTGTAGACGCGAACGCCTCCCCGGGGAGCCGAAACTCCAAGGGGTCGGGCTCCGACACAGGAATAGAAACCTGAGGTAAGACCTCGGCAATTTTCTCTCTAACCTGTCTGAGGGACGAACCGAACGAGTACGTGACCTCAGACTCGCACTCCTCCCCAGTCCCCTCCTCCTCGATATCCATCTCCTCACGCTCCTCAGACAGGGAACCTTCACCGTAAAGCGAACCTGTCGAGGGCGATACCGAGACGGAACTCGAAGGAGCAGAGAGACTAAGAAGGGCCGAGCCGCTAGGTTCGCCCCTGCCAGAGCCCGAACTAGGTCGCCTGGGCAACTGGGGCAAGCCCCCCACCGGAGGGTGACCCGAAACCCAGGAAATGGATAGGATGTCGATGCCCCCAGCGGCTGGGCAGCACTAGGCTGCCTGCCCACCGTGGCACTAGGCGCGCTGACCGCGGTCAAGCCGCCGACACCGGGCGTCGTTGACCCACTTGCTTCACGGGACAAGCTGGGGTCGACTGCCCTAGGCACATCCGCCTGAACGCCCGAAGCGCAGGACGGCTGCCCAGAGGGAGGAGCGTTCTCCGAGCCTAAGCCCGGGCCGCGGCCTCCCTCAACTGAACCACCATGGCTGCTCAATGAAGATCGGGCGTCCAGTTCCTTTCGGAAACCAGACAGCGCCGAATCTATCATTGATTGTACCGAAgacatctgttgctgaaacaaggcattaattgaatcaacagagattaatggtgcttgcgaagtaggggtaggtgctgaggATACAACGGCAGAAGAAGGGGAAGGGTCCCTAGACACTCTGGCCTTCTTAACCGACCCCTCCGAAGAAGAAGCTGCGCCTTTCTTTTTGTGGGAGCGCTTAGATGGAGGGTCCTGAGCCCAGATAtccccgcccccccccccccccgccttCAGTAGGTTGGAATAGAACAAGAAGTCCGCGTGTCTAGACTTTCTGGTCTGAGGGGTAAACCCCGCGCGCACATCACAAGACTGATCGTCATGATGACATTCCACTAGGCATCTTAGACATACATCATGCAGGTCTTTAGCCGGAATGGAGGATTTGCATGTTGAGCAGGATTTAAACTGCAAGGCAACAAATAACCTCCTAGTGTTgcataataaacaacaataaaacaagacacgcatgggcgcaaagctaaaactaaaactacaTACATAGTTAAGGTAAAAGCTAAGTGTCACGACACCATAGTTTACgacatattttttataaaaatagtagtaaatatggagataacatgaataaagtacataaaagcATAGCTACACAAgcttactttttttaaaaaagaccgCCATAAAACTAAAAAGTTTTGGCGGGAAAAAAGGTTTGCCTTCCACCATTACGCTAACCACGTGGCTACCAACAGGGACGGCAAAAgttacaacagtttgacaagtaaACTGTAAAAAATGATTCCTAATGCGCCCATGCGtctaataaagaaaccatacatacagtttgagcCTCTGAGGTACTCATCTTAGtacttgtctttgtctttggTAAGCAAGAATCTCTGTGAACGCTGAAGCACGTCTGCATAGGCGAGCGACAGaaaaggaagtgttttgctggaggctatagtctgaagagttacctgctcttggctgtcacggggccaggggccctgtaggggtggtctcacaagacaaaaacgatgtttttgttttgtatatattttattgaaaaaatatagttacaactgtcgcgagaatttaaagaacatttaaatgcttataagtaccccaaggaggatctctatgaaaaagaatagaCTATCCCACCACTCCTAAcctggccagacaatccagtgactgaagtCTTGAGGAACAACCTAGACTCTCGGAGTCAGATGACACACAGTgaaccaagtcaccaagccCATCCATGAAATAACACTTGCCAGCTATCTTATGTTGTTTGAGGTCAGTTGAAACCCAGAATCCCAGCAGAAAGGAAGTTAGTCCACACATTCAAAgagttgacagaaacaacatttTGAATCCTTACCAAGATCACCTAGTGGTACTCCACTGTCACTGCCTTTGTCTTGAGGTATTCATTGAGTGCCTCTTGACCTACAACAAAGAGAAATATGTATACAGGCATGACATTATCTACATGCTCTTTGAAttattgacccgtgaaggtcccggggtagaataggccttcagcaacccatgcttgccataaaaggtgactatgcttgtcgtaagaggcgactaacgggatcgggtggtcaggctcgctgacttggttgacacatgtcatcggttccccattgcgcagatcgatgctcatgttgttgatcactggattgtctggtccagactcgattatttacagaccgtcgccatatagctggaatattgctaagtgtgacgtaaaacttaactcactcactcactcaatttgaaTTATCAACATCAGGGGAGATAATCAGTCAGAACTGCACAACTACCATGTTGTTTTCAATACACATAATCGTTGTCTAAGGAACGTACaacatgaaatgtatttgtGAGTTAAGTGTATCAAGTTACTTACAGgatgcaacataaaacagacAGTGTCACTCATGTATGCTTCATCAATAATTCCACTGACATCAGAACATCATTCCGGTTACATTTTGAGGTAGGAAAGAGACACAAGTCTTAAGAGGACCTGGGCCTTCTttcacatttcacaaagcactaaggggAACATAAGTCACTAAGTCAACATtcgtgcagtgttaaagaacgGGAAtgaaggttaaccttagtaaaggttgcctCTGTGAAAGGACACCATGGTCCTGACCAACACAGTCAGGGTGAACCCTGACCCTAGCACAGTTGGCAGCTACACTTGGTGGCAATGATAGAACAGAGTTCAGcaactgatatatatatatatcactgcGAGGAGCTTGAAGTCTGTatgtggccacagtgctgaaagagttacttccccttaCCTAACATGAGGTGATTCCTCAGACAAGATTTATTGAATGAACTTCATTTCTTCTTTTGTATGAGTATAGTTCttcagaaacatatttaattcaTAACCTGCAATTGCTGCAGTGTTAGATCAACAATAATCTGCAGGCAATATGTTACCCAAATCTTTCCCAAATCCGGACTGCTTGAAGCCCCCAAATGGAGCCGCCACATCAGTCTTGTTGTAGGTGTTCACGAAGACGGTGCCAGCCTGGATACTGTCGGCAACATGGAGAGCCTTGTTTATGTCCTTGGTGAACACACCTGAGGCCAAGCCATACTCAGTGTCATTGGCTCGACGGATCACACCTTCTACGTCCCTGGAAGACAGACATATGAGTGAGGAAACAAAcctaggattcaaacccacaactACAAGCTTCAGGGATACATGACATCAGAAGGTGAACTGGTCAGAAGGTTGATGTGGCAAAATGCAGTGGAGTATTACTGGATACTCCCCTGGGAGCTGAGAATGTAAAATATTCCAATGCATGAGGGTTAGCACTGAAATGAATCAGATTCCCTATAAATCACTACAGAAAATGAAGATATGTATCATATGTGATAAATAATACTAATACTACTAAAGATGACAACGATGATGGTTACAATGACGATAACGACGATGATTATGATTTATTGAAAGGACACTGATACTGACCCATCAGGGAAGGTGGAGATTATCATTATAGGGCCGAATGATTCTTCTTCAGCGATGAACATGTGATCCTCGACACCTGTAAACACTGTCGGCTCCAGAAACAGCCCTGTAACAGGTTGAAGTCACATGATTTCATTTCCCCCTATATGCACATTGGAAACAGATTGGGATGAACTTGGCATAAGAACTGTCAGTGcaaattgttgttgttgttgttgatgttgttattgttcAGAATATGGACAGAGCAAATATTCACTGAAACCAAGACACGTCTGGCTCCTATCTTCACCACACAACTCACCTGGCCTGTCAACCTGTTTGCCTCCATACACCAACTTGGCTCCCTCCTTCACCCCTGTGTCGATGTACTCCAGCAGCTTGTTGAAGTGAGCTCTGTGATTCTGGGGTCCATGGTCAGTAGATCTGTTCAGTGGGTCGCCAATCTTCATCTTCTTGATTTCTTCAATCTAGCAACAGATGATTTCCTCAAGGTTTCTTTCTACACAACACTATGTACACAATAATTAACATGTTCAGAAGTGAACTCATATCAGATTACTGTTATCAGATTGCTATTAGCAGTTCGCAGAGAAGTAACGAACCAGTACCACAATACAGAAGCAATAAAATCATCATAACATTACTGAAATAtgctgagggaaacaaataagggatcacataaagcacaagtgttcctctatttttgttccaggtttcttcacaagctttgtattgtacagtatgtgaagaaacctggaacaAAACCCATAATGGAACTCTCATGCTTTCATGAGATCCCTTATTTATTTCCCTCTGTATATGTGAAACATTCTTCAGCTGAAAGCAGGACGGTCCTGCTCAGCTGATTGTTACAATCCTCCAACAGCATCAAGCTCCACTCACCACTCGACGGACATATTCATCATGTATGGACTCTTCTACAAACAGTCGTCCAGCTGCAATGCAGTTCTCTCCCTTGTTGAAGAACACAGAGCTCAATCCCTAGAAACAACAATGTCAAGTTATATGTTAGCTTAGCCTTGTAATGAAGCTGAACTTTTCAACTTTCAAACAACATCTCCCAAGAGAATCAGATGCAGTGGCATCACACAGAAATGCTTTGCAAGTCACCTTAATGTTGTCAGTTAACAGTAAATCTTAATAGGAAGtaaagagttacttccccttaCTGAACATGAAGTAATTCCACAGACAAGGTTTTTTGAACAAAATTCAtgtctaaagtatgagtgtactagcaatattctagaaatATCATGCCTGAAAAAACAAGGGATTTACACATTGCCCCAAAAACTGTTTTTTGGTATGAGAATCAAgtgcattaaccactaggctaccccacaaccccTCATAATTATCAAGAGACTTACCAAAATTGTTGAGTGAGAATGtatgataaacagaatactacatTCAAATACTTATATCAATAGTGTGATGCATATAAAAGTCCTTCGCAGACCTATTAATCTGAAATTTAATTGGCTCATTTTGACATCAAAATACACATGGgtaaaataaatttataatccATATCCATTTTTTAACCTATAATACTTGGGTGAGACTAAAGCTGTGAACATCTACTTAATGACAACTGGATGCTGCCTACCATCCTGACGGCCTTGTCCATGTCGCAGTCATTGAAGATGATGAGGGGGGACTTGCCTCCCAGCTCCAGGGACACCTTCTTCAGGTTGGCCTTGGCACAGCTGTCAACAGATTCAAACTACAGTTGGATCTCAGTATCATGTTACACACTGACTCATGGTCAGGAGACTGTGTCTTTGGGACATGTGTACCAGAGTTTGACATGAGATTCaatgaaaatatgaatgttTCATGGTAATTTAGGATTGATAGAGCTATCTCACTGCAATCTGCATTTTACACGctctgggccagacaaaccaTTACCATTCATACATTCCCAATAACTGTCCTGGTTAAACACCTAAACTAAAACTCAATGTCCAACAAATCTCAGACcaataccaacatttagaaaCTTTCTGATCAAAAAGGAGGAATCTAATGAAGTCAACATAGATGTATGCCagatttaacaatattccatcaatatattGGTACAGGACATGAGTAAGAAGACCCAGCAAATTGTACGCTGGAGAGAATCAAACCCAACCCAACAACTAAATGCAGCTCTTGCTTTAGCCACTAGATTACCTCTAAAGAATTCTATGAAG is a window from the Haliotis asinina isolate JCU_RB_2024 chromosome 9, JCU_Hal_asi_v2, whole genome shotgun sequence genome containing:
- the LOC137297331 gene encoding uncharacterized protein → MLIPAQLARSQGRCCHPYLDDWLLRALRLLLSHDATQQVMDILLKLGWIINLKKSDLTPMQDLVFLGARFNTAQGIVSLAPDRIVKVQRTVFQFLEFPRATARTWLHLLGTMAATVDVVWRARLRMRPIQQALAQLWSHSESYETILETPAWLIPHLQWWTEVGNLSRGIPLETPTPSLSIQTDASLTGWGGVLGELSVSGRWAEDEVTLHINVLELRAVRRVFGSFVESVRGQVVRLEMDNQTAMTYILKQGGTVSPSLLQEAWQFLLWCDQFDIRVLPFFLPGIDNVRADALSRRILAPHKWMLHRGIFGIISQWFGSFQVDLFASGATNQIPVSCSRIPDPRAISQQRLSARLDRQSAVRFPPVPLISRVLLQLTAQLAWLLVLLAPLWSAQSGFPVILRFLAQPPVLLPFRPDLLSQNGAPHPNPRIQWVAWLLSGVASMREEFLHQLQTQFWLRGGIRRTFNMRIDGPVMLTGVSTGGFSIPFLQI